TTATCCTCACATATCAATTAATGATTTTAAAGAATTAGATAATAATGTATCACATATTGGCAATGCGGTAGTTCGTATTGCGAGGGAAGTGTGTTATGAAACTTATAGTAAGAGAAATTATTTCATGGGCATTTCTGATATGAGTTATGCAGCCTTGAATGAAAGTGAGAACGTCATACCACATATAGAATTTAATATGCCACTTTGGAAAAACATGTATGATATTCCATTTGAAACTATAAAACAATTAAATATTCCAAGCATAAATATAGGTCCTTACGGAAAGGATCTACATAAGTTTACAGAAAGAGTCTTTACGATTGATGTAATAAGACAAACACCAAGACTAATTAATGGTGTAATTGAGTATGTTTTAAAAAATAATTAAGAAAATATTTGATTTGGAAACAAGGGTTGGATTTTAAATTTACATGCTTACCAAAGTATTAAATAAAGGGGGAATGTAGAATGGAATCAAATAACAATGAAATAAAAGAGGTACTTGATAAATCTAAAGGACTTGAGCGTAGTTTATCAAGTAGACATATTCAAATGTACACACTTGGCTCAACTATAGGTACAGGCATATTTCTAGCCTCAGGTTATGTTATACACAATGCGGGACCTGGTGGCGCGGTGGTTGCATATTTGATTGGTGCATTAATTATGTATCTAATGATGTCATGTCTTGGAGAACTAACAGTGGCAATGCCAGTTTCAGGTAATGTGCAAGCTTATGCAACAGAATTTATTAGCCCAGCAATAGGATTTACGTCTGGTTGGATGAAGTGGATAAGTTGTGCGGTAACAGTTACAGCTCAATTAGTCGCTTCGGCAATTATAATGAAAAATATATTTCCTACTGTAAATTCACTAGTTTGGATTGTTGCCTTTACTATCTTATTAATTTTACTTAATGTACTTCCAGCTCGTAATTATGGTGAAACAGAATTTTGGTTTGCAAGTGTTAAGATTATCGCTGTAGCGCTCTTTGTTATTGTAGGAATTGGAATTATGACAGGTGTTATTGGAGGAAAATGTATTGGGTTCACTAATTTTGTAAATGATGGAGGAGCATTTCCTAATGGGTTTAAAGCCATTGTTGTATGTATGTTATCTGCTATATTTGCATTTGGTGGGTCAGACCTTATTGCAACTGCAGCAGGTGAGAGTAAAAACCCTGGATTTGAAATGCCAAAAGCCAT
This window of the Clostridium estertheticum genome carries:
- a CDS encoding amino acid permease — translated: MESNNNEIKEVLDKSKGLERSLSSRHIQMYTLGSTIGTGIFLASGYVIHNAGPGGAVVAYLIGALIMYLMMSCLGELTVAMPVSGNVQAYATEFISPAIGFTSGWMKWISCAVTVTAQLVASAIIMKNIFPTVNSLVWIVAFTILLILLNVLPARNYGETEFWFASVKIIAVALFVIVGIGIMTGVIGGKCIGFTNFVNDGGAFPNGFKAIVVCMLSAIFAFGGSDLIATAAGESKNPGFEMPKAIKGYVISITLIYVVCVILIGCVLPWREANLAGSPFAYMFKSAGISSAALLVNIIVVTSALSSANGFLYASTRTLWSLAKHKQAPKLLAKLNKNKVPIYSLAISIAFASFAIVSSFIAADTVYLFLISLLASIDIFIYSIDCICQMRFRKRYISEGHKVEDLKYRTPFYPVTPILALILYGIIVIAMIFDPTEKIAVITGVPTIIILYISFKYFSKKIKNTNVF